CAAGAGCAGGTCTGATTGCTTCGATCTTAATCTTCTTATTCATGGTGATTTACTACCGCGTTCCTGGTCTAGTAGCAGCATTTACACTCATTACCTACGTATGGGTGCTTCTCGCTATTTTCGACTTTATGAATGCGACGCTGACCTTGCCAGGTATTGCTGCCCTTGTGTTAGGAGCGGGTATGGCAGTTGATGCGAACATCATTACATACGAAAGAATCCGTGAGGAAATTCGCGCGGGCAAAAGCATTCTTTCCTCTTTAAAAGCAGGAACCAAGCATTCGTTCCGTACGATTATGGATGCTAACGTAACCAACTTAATTGCCGGTATTGTCCTGTATTATGTAGGGAACGGTGCAATCCGCGGATTCGCGGTTATTACGATGATGAGTATTATTATCAGTATCTTAACGAACGTTCTGTTCTCCAGATGGCTGCTGCATCTTATCATACGAGGCAACTTGCTGAAGAAGCCAAGTTATTTTGGTGTGAAGGAGGCAGACATTCGTGGGCTCTAAACAAAGGTTTGATTTTGTCAAAAACCGCAATAAATTCTTTATCGTCTCACTAGCCCTTCTCATCATCGGCTTAGCTGTGATGCTGTTCTCCGGTATGAATTTCGGTGTAGATTTCAAAGCAGGTACGAATATTGACCTCGTGGTTGGCAAACAGTTGGACAAAGCAAAAGTGGAAGAAATCTTGCATACACTGACTACAAGCGGTGATGTAAACTCCAAATTTGCTGATCCAACGATTGGCGGCAACAATAGTGACCGCGTTTCAATTCGGTTCGACGATGTGTTGACGGACGATGTAGTAAATAAGATTCAGAAGGCATTTGCAACGGCCTATAGCACGGAAGTTTCCAAAGAAATTAATACCGTTGATCCACAACTGGCAAAAGAATTGCTGCTTAAAGCCGTATATGCGGTTGCCATTTCAAGCGTACTAATTTGTCTGTATGTAAGCATTCGTTTCGAATGGCGCTTTGCCATAGCGGCGATTATCGCTATCCTTCATGATGCTTTCATGGTTATCGCGATGTTCGCGATTTTCAGATTTGAAGTGAACTTGCCGTTTCTGGCGGCAGTCTTGACCACGATTGGTTATTCGATCAATGATAAAATCGTTATCTTTGACCGTATCCGTGAGAATTTAAGATTTTCTAAGCTCAAAACGGACGAAGACTTGGTTGCACTGGTGAATGATAGTATCTGGCAAACGATGGCACGGAATATCAACACGGTTCTCGTTGTCTTGATTGCAGCAGGATGTTTATACATTTTCGGTAGTGAATCCATTAAGCTTTTCGCTTTGGCGAAGTTAATCGGGTTGACAAGCGGAGCTTACTCCTCCATCTTCATCGCTTGTTCGCTTTGGTACTTGTTGAAAAGAAAATCCTTGCGTAGTTCTAAAAAGAAAGCTGCAGCGTAATAACCATAATAAACCGGCCGCGTGTATGTTGCGCGGCCTTTGTATCCGTTCAGGGGGAGTGTCAAGGTGACTGACGAGCGTTTTCAAAGGACCGAACTCATAGTGGGGCTCGGAATTGCAGGGAATGTAGGACTGGCGCTCCTCAAGGGGATCGTCGGCTTAATGGCGCAGAGCACTGCACTGCTTGCTGACGCAGCACATTCAACATCGGAAGCCATACGGAGTTCTCGCAAATCCAATAAGAGGATATCCATCTCGACCATTCTGCTCTCCCTGGTCATCTTGCTCTTAGGCGTTGAGATGGGATTCTCATCCGTGAAGTCGCTATGGACTGGGGGCGATCAGGCTCCGGAAGTTTATGCGCTGGCTGCTGTCGGTGTTGCTCTCCTGGCGAAAGAACTCTTTTTTCAATATACTTACAGGCTGGGCAAGCGTTTAAAAGATGAGGAATTAATTGCCAATGCAAGAGGGCGCCGTTCCGAGATATACTCTACTCTTGTGGCTTTGATTGGTGTAACCGGGGCTTTGCTCGGTCAGTATGCAGGTCTTTCATTTCTTTATTACTTGGATCCATTAGCAGGGCTGGTGATATCCATATTGGTCATTCGCAAAGGGTATCTGTTTGTGAAAGATGCGATACATACTCCTCCTAATGAGGCGTGGCAGCAAGAAGATGCGGCAGATTTCATTGCAGCCGTGCAGGCCATAAAGGGAATTATAACGGTTGACGACTTGAAAGCACGCGAGCAGGGCCACTATGTTATCATTGATATTAAAATTAGTGTAAATCCAAGAGCATCCGTATGGGAGGGGCATGAGCTTTCCAAAAAGGTCAAGCAGCTGCTTATGAAACGGTACCAACATGTTTCAGATGTACTTGTCCATGTGGCCCCCTATGATGCTGGCTTTCCCTATAAACATAATGTGGATACAGAGCATAGTGAGTTTCCGTCTGTAGTTCATTAAAAAAGAAGGAGGACACACCAAGTGCTAGCACCTAAGGCAAGATGGAGCATAGGAAATGCGGATGAAATGCTCGTAGAAACGTTTGTGCGTGAGCTGCAGGTTGACCCGCTTGTCGCCAGATTGCTTGTTTTGCGAGATATACGCACGGTGCCGGATGCCGAACAATATATGCATGGTGGAGTCCAGTATTATCTTGACCCGTATCTGTTAGATGGGATGCTTCCCGCAGTGGAACGTATTCGTTTAGCGATTAAGAATGAGGAATTTATTCGTGTATATGGGGACTATGATGCGGATGGTGTAAGCAGTACTTCCTTAATGGCTCATTTGTTAAAAGGTTTGGGCGCCCGCTTTGACACGTATATCCCTCATCGCATTCGAGAAGGCTATGGCCTGAATCGAGGTGCCATCGATTTAGCGAAGGAACAAGGCGTCGATTTATTGATCACCGTTGATACTGGCATAAGCGCCGTGCAAGAAATCGCGTATTGCCAGGAGCTCGGTCTAGATGTGATTGTAACTGATCACCATGAGCCGCCAGATGAGCTGCCGCAAGCTCTAGCCGTCATCAATCCGAAGAAGCCTGGCTGCCCGTATCCGTATAAACATCTTGCAGGGGTCGGTGTTGCCTTGAAGTTGGCGCACGCCCTTCTGGAGCGTTTGCCAGAGGAGCTGCTCGAATTTGCCGCACTGGGTACAGTGGCAGACTTGATGCCTCTGACGGGGGAAAACAGGCTGATTGTGAAGCAAGGTTTGCAGCGTATGCAGGATTCGGCGTATTCGGGGTTTCGGGCTCTGATCGGGGTATCCGGCATTGATAACAAGGAAGTCACCGCGTCCCATATTGGTTTCTCGTTGGCACCGAGAATTAATGCAAGCGGTCGATTGGAAGCCGCTGATATTGCGGTTAAGCTGCTGACAACGACCGATGACCAAGAAGCCGAGCAGATTGCTTATGAACTGGATGCGCTGAATAAAGAACGTCAACTTATCGTTGAAGAGATGGTGAAGGAAGCTTTCGTGCTTGCCGAACAACAGATGGCCAAAGGGTTGGATAAAGTCATCGTGGTTGTCAAGGAAGAGTGGAACGTGGGTGTAGTCGGTATTGTCGCTTCCAAAATTGTGGAGAAATTTTATCGGCCGACCCTGGTACTCAGTCTTGATCCTGCAACGGGGATAGCCAAAGGCTCTGCCCGTTCAATTGCCGGGTTCGACCTGCACAAAGCTTTGACAGCTTGTGACGAATGGCTGGATCACTATGGCGGCCATCAGGCCGCAGCGGGCATGAGCTTAAATCAGATTCATCTCGATGCTTTCACGCAGAAGCTCAATGAGCTGGCCGCAGCTACGCTAACGGAACAGGATTATATTCCGCTGTTCAAAGCAGATGCCGTATGCAGCTTGCCAGATGTGCCGATAGCCAGCATTGAGCAGTTAGAGAAGCTTGCGCCCTTCGGTATGGGGAATCCAGCACCGAAATTTATGTTTGCGGATTTGCTGTTAGGTGAGATTCGCACAATGGGCAAAGAGAAGCAGCACTTGAAGCTCGCGCTGTCGCAGGCCAAAGAGGAAGTCAGCTGCGCAGTAGAAGCCGTGGGCTTCGGCAAAGGCAATCTCGCGACTTTGATGGCGCCAGCTGCCAAAGTTGATGTGCTGGGTGAACTCTCCATCAATGAATGGAATGGCGTACGCAAGCCGCAAATTGTGATGCAGGATTTGCGGATCACGCATATGCAGCTTTTTGATTGGCGCGGAGCCGGACAGCTGAGCGCAAAGCTGCAAGTGCTTGAGAATAATTTGGCTTCCAGCAACCAGAAAAGCGTGAAGACGCCAGCCGTTGTCCTGTTCGATGAGGCGGATGTGAACAGATTCACATCAACAGCTTTTCAGTTAGGCGACGACGTGCCTTACTGGGTTGTTCAAGATGACGAGCAAGTTCGACCGGGGAACGAAGCAGCGAGACTTAATGATTTTGCCCATATGCAGGACATTATTCTTTATACGATTCCAAGAAGCATCGCCAGCTTGCAAAGCGTGCTTCAACAAGCGAGCGGAATGATGCGCTGCTACCCAGTTTTTGCGGAACTGGGACCTGATAGCGGCAGTACGCTGCCGTCTCGCGAGATGTTCAAAATGCTTTATGGCACTTTGCAAAAGGACGGTTCACTGAACGTGCAAGATGTGCGTATCATGACCTCATTTAGCAAACGTTCCGGACTTTCACCTGCAATGATTCAATTCATTTTATCGGTTTTTGAAGAGTTGGGTTTTGTTGACCGGCAAGGTCCTCATGTTAGATTGCAGGCGTCACCAGCCAAAAAAGATCTTACAGCATCCCGCTTGTATCAACATAGATTGCATCGTCAGGAAGTGGAGTCCATTGTTATGTATTCCTCAGCCAAAGAGCTTGAACAATGGATCGCTGAACAATTACAAAAAGAACATCACTTATTGGAGGAAATCATATGAATTTCAAAGAATATATTCGCGTAATCCCGGACTTTCCACAACCAGGCATTCGGTTCAAGGACATTACAACGTTGCTCCAAAATGGTCCTGTGTACAAAGAAGCTATTGACCAGTTGAAAGAATTGATCAAAGAGAAGCAAATCGATGTAATTGCCGGCCCTGAAGCCCGCGGTTTCGTGATTGGCGCTCCGCTTGCTTACTCCCTTGGAGTTGGTTTTATTCCGATTCGCAAGAGCGGCAAGCTGCCTGGTGAAACGATCGAAGCGGATTATGCGCTGGAATACGGCAAAGATAAATTGGCGATGCATAAAGATGCGATTAAACCAGGTCAAAAGGTCCTGATCGCTGATGATTTGCTGGCCACAGGCGGGACGATTCAAACTTCCATCGATTTGATTAAACAGTTGGGCGGCGATATTGTCGGGGCCGCATTCTTGATTGAGCTCAGCTACCTGGACGGAAGAAGCAAGTTTGACGGCATCGATGTGGTATCCCTAGTTCAATATTAATGACACCGAAACACCTCATGATTGCCCAGGCAATCGTGGGGTGTTTTCCTAACAATTTGAGAAATCATCCAAAGGTTTGCGATAAAATGATGCAATTTGTCGAAAGTGTAGGGGCGAATAGTTGACGCGGAGCCTGCCTTGCAGGCATAATGGATAAAAATCGATTAAAGGGAATGGGTAGATGCATGGGTATAGAGCAGCTTCTAGAGAAGGCCGCCACCTATCTGAAAGAGAATGATTTGCAGAGGATTCGGGAGGCCTATGAATTCGCGGATGAAGCCCATCATGGCCAAGTTCGCAAATCGGGGGAGCCCTATATTCTGCATCCACTCGCTGTTGCAGATATATTGGTGAATATGCAGATGGATGTGACATCCATCATTGCGGCACTTCTGCATGATGTCGTTGAAGATACAACAGTTTCACTGGAAACTGTTTTAGATAAGTTTGGGAAAACGTGCGCAATGCTTGTTGATGGCTTGACGAAGTTGGAACGGATTAAATTCAAGTCCAAGGAAGAGCAGCAGAACGAGAATTATCGCAAAATGTTCGTCGCGATGGCGCAGGACATTCGGGTTATTCTGATTAAACTGGCTGACCGCTTGCATAATATGCGCACATTGAAGTACCAGTCGGAA
Above is a genomic segment from Paenibacillus sp. HWE-109 containing:
- the secF gene encoding protein translocase subunit SecF: MGSKQRFDFVKNRNKFFIVSLALLIIGLAVMLFSGMNFGVDFKAGTNIDLVVGKQLDKAKVEEILHTLTTSGDVNSKFADPTIGGNNSDRVSIRFDDVLTDDVVNKIQKAFATAYSTEVSKEINTVDPQLAKELLLKAVYAVAISSVLICLYVSIRFEWRFAIAAIIAILHDAFMVIAMFAIFRFEVNLPFLAAVLTTIGYSINDKIVIFDRIRENLRFSKLKTDEDLVALVNDSIWQTMARNINTVLVVLIAAGCLYIFGSESIKLFALAKLIGLTSGAYSSIFIACSLWYLLKRKSLRSSKKKAAA
- a CDS encoding adenine phosphoribosyltransferase is translated as MNFKEYIRVIPDFPQPGIRFKDITTLLQNGPVYKEAIDQLKELIKEKQIDVIAGPEARGFVIGAPLAYSLGVGFIPIRKSGKLPGETIEADYALEYGKDKLAMHKDAIKPGQKVLIADDLLATGGTIQTSIDLIKQLGGDIVGAAFLIELSYLDGRSKFDGIDVVSLVQY
- the recJ gene encoding single-stranded-DNA-specific exonuclease RecJ; the protein is MLAPKARWSIGNADEMLVETFVRELQVDPLVARLLVLRDIRTVPDAEQYMHGGVQYYLDPYLLDGMLPAVERIRLAIKNEEFIRVYGDYDADGVSSTSLMAHLLKGLGARFDTYIPHRIREGYGLNRGAIDLAKEQGVDLLITVDTGISAVQEIAYCQELGLDVIVTDHHEPPDELPQALAVINPKKPGCPYPYKHLAGVGVALKLAHALLERLPEELLEFAALGTVADLMPLTGENRLIVKQGLQRMQDSAYSGFRALIGVSGIDNKEVTASHIGFSLAPRINASGRLEAADIAVKLLTTTDDQEAEQIAYELDALNKERQLIVEEMVKEAFVLAEQQMAKGLDKVIVVVKEEWNVGVVGIVASKIVEKFYRPTLVLSLDPATGIAKGSARSIAGFDLHKALTACDEWLDHYGGHQAAAGMSLNQIHLDAFTQKLNELAAATLTEQDYIPLFKADAVCSLPDVPIASIEQLEKLAPFGMGNPAPKFMFADLLLGEIRTMGKEKQHLKLALSQAKEEVSCAVEAVGFGKGNLATLMAPAAKVDVLGELSINEWNGVRKPQIVMQDLRITHMQLFDWRGAGQLSAKLQVLENNLASSNQKSVKTPAVVLFDEADVNRFTSTAFQLGDDVPYWVVQDDEQVRPGNEAARLNDFAHMQDIILYTIPRSIASLQSVLQQASGMMRCYPVFAELGPDSGSTLPSREMFKMLYGTLQKDGSLNVQDVRIMTSFSKRSGLSPAMIQFILSVFEELGFVDRQGPHVRLQASPAKKDLTASRLYQHRLHRQEVESIVMYSSAKELEQWIAEQLQKEHHLLEEII
- a CDS encoding cation diffusion facilitator family transporter, which codes for MTDERFQRTELIVGLGIAGNVGLALLKGIVGLMAQSTALLADAAHSTSEAIRSSRKSNKRISISTILLSLVILLLGVEMGFSSVKSLWTGGDQAPEVYALAAVGVALLAKELFFQYTYRLGKRLKDEELIANARGRRSEIYSTLVALIGVTGALLGQYAGLSFLYYLDPLAGLVISILVIRKGYLFVKDAIHTPPNEAWQQEDAADFIAAVQAIKGIITVDDLKAREQGHYVIIDIKISVNPRASVWEGHELSKKVKQLLMKRYQHVSDVLVHVAPYDAGFPYKHNVDTEHSEFPSVVH